TGCGGCTCCAGCCCTCCATCGCCTCGCTGCCGCTGCGGTTCGCGGTCAGCGACCTCGAGGTCGGCGGGGTCACCGTCCCGGCCGGCGACGCCATCATCACCACCTTCGCCGCCGCCGGGCTCGACCCCGCCCACTACGGACCGGACGCGCACACCTTCGACGCCGCGCGCGGGGCGGACGATCATCTGGCGTTCGGGATCGGCGTGCACCGGTGCATCGGCGCTCCGCTGGCCCGGGCGGAGGCCCTGACGGCGCTGCCCGCCCTCTTCGACCGCTTCCCCGACCTGCGCCTCGCGGTCGGGGAGGAGGAGCTGCGGCAGGTGCCGTCGTTCATCGCGTTCGGCTGGCAGGAGGTACCGGTGCGGCCGCACGGCTGACACGGCGAACAGGGGCAGGACCGGTCCCCCGTTCCGGTCGTGCCCCTGCGGCCCGTCGAACTTACGTGAACAACAGTGCCGTTGTGAACCGCACCGGTGCCCGTTGTACGGCGCGGAGGGCTCACCTGTGCACAGATGAGTCCGAATGGCGCGTTTTCTCTGCGGCCAGCCGGGGCGGTTCCAGCTCTCCTGTCGCCAGATGGGCCAGGACGACCTCGTAGAGGTCGCTGCCGGCGGCCAGCAGTTGCCGTTCCAGGACGGGCTCCGCGCTGCGGACGTGTTCGCGCACGGTCTGCGCGTGGACACCGAGTGTCTGGGCGGTCCGCTCGGAGTTCCCGCCCACGGCGATCCAGGTGCGCAGGGTGCGGCGCAGATCGCGGGCGTCCGGGTCGAGGCGGCCCAGCAGGTCCTGGGCCCAGGTGCGCAGGGCGGGGCCGGACAGCACGTCCGCGAGCGGAACGGGCCCGGACCGCTCCCTGGCGGGTGCCTGTTCCATGCCTGCCTGGGTGTTCAGTGCCAGGTGGACCAGGGCGCGGACGGTGAGGTCGGAGAAGTCCGTGCCGAGCAGGCCCTCCACCCGCTCCATGCGGGCGCGCACGGTGTTGCGGCTGACGCCCAGGACCTTGGCCGCGCTCACGGCGGTGAACTCCAGGCCGAGCCGGGTGGTGGCGAGGAGTTCGCCGTGGGTGTGGTGGGCCAGTACGTCGAGCGGGCGCAGCAGGTCCGCGGTCCAGCCGTGCAGGAGCGCCGGGTCCATGAGGCGTTCCGGGTGGGTGCGTTCGGCGTAGACGGCGGCGTTGTCGGGGCGGAAGTGCGCGACGGCGAGGGCGCTGACGGCCTGTCCGTAGGCGGTGGCGGTCCGGGCCAGGGTCTGCCGGGAGCTGCCGCCGATGAAGGTGTCGGGGCGGCCTTCGACCACCGAGCGCAGCTCCCGGGCGGCGGTCTCGTCGGGGGCCACGACGATCACATGCCGGTCCACGGCCGGGCAGCGTACGACCAGGGCCTGCTCCTCGGTGGCGGCCACGCACTCCTCGGCCAGCCGGTCGCGTTCCTCGACGGTGCCTTCCACGACGTAGACGCACGCGGAGTCCGTGTCGAGCAGCCCGGGCCACAGGCCCGCGGCGACGCGGCGCGCGGAGACGATGTCCTCCACCATCAGCAGCTGCAGGATCGCCAGCCGCAGGTCGGCGGTGGCCCGTGCCAGCCGGTGTCCGGCGGCGGTCGTCTCGCGTGCTCTGAGCAGGAGTTCGACGACCTGGGCGGTGTGCGTCAGCGTGTCGGCGGCCCGCCGGTCGAAGGGCGCGGGCCGGGACACGGCCAGTACGCCCGCCGTCGCGGAGTGCGGCTGCTCCACTGCGACCAGACGCTGGTGGCGTCCCTCGCCCTCCCAGGCGGCGGAGGCGATCCGGCCGGCGACGATCTCGGCGACCAGGTCCTCGTCGAGCGGGACAGGGGTTCCGGCGAGCAGGACGCCGTCGGCGTCCTGAAGGGCGGCCGTCCCGTCCACGCTGTCGGCGAGCCAGGCGACGACCCGGCGGACGTCCCGTCCGGTGGGCCGCAGATGGTCGAGCAGTTCCTCCGCCCACGACGCGCCGGTGCCCTTCACCCGACCGCCCTCCCCGCCAGCCACGACACCCGTCCCCTCGTCCCTCGCATCGACCTCGGCACAGTCGTCCGGGACGTTACCTCACCTATGGCCAGGGGTCTTCCCGCTGTGGACAAGGAGGGCCGAGCGGCCCCGGGGCCCGGGCCTGCGTCGCCGCCGCCCCCGGACGGCATAAGCTCGGCGGATGGCGAAGTACTTCGACGTGCACCCCGACAACCCCCAGCCGCGCACCATCTCCCAGGTCGCCGACAGCATCCGCAGCGGGGCGCTCATCGCGTATCCGACGGACTCCTGCTACGCGCTCGGCTGCAAACTGGGCAGCCGTGACGGCATCGACCGGATCCGGACGATCCGCAAGCTGGACGACCGGCACCACTTCACCCTCGTCTGCCAGGACTTCGCGCAGCTCGGCCAGTTCGTACGGGTCGACAACGACGTGTTCCGCGCGATCAAGGCCTCGACGCCGGGCAGTTACACCTTCATCCTCCCGGCGACGAGGGAGGTGCCGCGCATGCTCCAGCACCCCAAGAAGAAGACGGTCGGTGTGCGCATCCCCGACCACGTCGTCACGCACGCCCTGCTCACCGAGCTGGGGGAGCCGCTGCTGTCCAGCACGCTGCTGCTGCCCGACGAGGAGGAGCCGATGACCCAGGGCTGGGAGATCAAGGACCGGCTCGACCATGTGCTGGACGCGGTCGTCGACTCCGGCGAGTGCGGGACCGAGCCGACGACAGTCATCGACTTCTCGAACGGCGAGGCGGAGATCATCCGGCACGGGGCGGGCGACACGACCCGGTTCGAATAGGGCCGAGGGGGTGCCGCGAGGCAGTTGGATGGCGGGTGAAACCATATCGGCGGCCCCACCTTCCCGGGCCGGCGACCTGCTCGCCGTCCACTGCGCAGAGAGGCAGCCCCCATGACCTCCGTCCAGGGAACATCCGTCGACATCCGCACCGAGGACGGCGTCGCCGACGCCTACCTCGTCCATCCCGGTGACGGGCTCCCTCACCCGGGCGTCCTGCTCTACCAGGACGCCTTCGGCCTGCGCCCGCACCTGACGTCGATGGCCGACCGGCTCGCCGGGGCCGGTTACACGGTGCTCGTCCCCAATGTCTTCTACCGTCACGGACGCTCCCCGGTCTTCGAGCTGCCCGAGTTTATCGACACCGACAGCCGGCCCGACCTGTGGGACAGCATCGGCCCGGTCATGCAGTCCCTGACGCCCGAGCTCGCGATGCGCGACGCCGGTGCCTACCTGGGATGGCTGGCCGAGAGTCCGTTCGTGGCCGACGGCCCGGTCGCGCTGACCGGGTACTGCATGGGCGCCCGGCTCTCCCTGCTCACCGCGGGCACGTATCCGGACCGGGTCGCGGCCGCGGCCGGTTTCCACGGCGGGCGGCTGGCGACCGACGCCCCGGACAGCCCGCACCTGGTGGCCGAACACATCACCGCGGAGCTGTACTTCGGCCACGCCGACGAGGACCCCTCGCTGCCGCCGGAGCAGATCCAGCTCCTGGAGGACACGCTCACCAAGGCGGGCGTACGGCACCGCTGCGAGGTCTACCCGGGCGCGCACCACGGCTTCACGCAGGCCGACACCGCCGCGTACCACCGCGAGGGCGACGAGCGGCACTGGGCGGCGCTGCTGGACCTGTTGAAGCGCACCTTCTGAAGCACGCGTTCCGGACCGGAGGGCGGCACGGCAGGCAAACCCTGAGTGCCGTCCTTCCGTGTTCCCTTCCCTCCTCCCTTCCGTGTTCTTCACGGACACCCGAGTTCTGTCGTTGTCATTGACATGCCCGCGACGCGGCGCAACCCTGAGAGCGCTCTCAGAACTGGTACGGACCAATCCCCCCATCCATATCCCCCCACATGGAGGTGGAGAGTGCTCGGACGCCTCAGGCACCAACTCCTCGCCACGGCCGCGACCGCCACCCTGCTCGGCGGGCTGCTCGCGCTCGGAGCGTCGCAGCCCGCGAGCAGCGCGGTGCCGGCCACGATCCCCCTGAAGCTGACCAACAACTCCGGCCGGAGCGACGCCGTCTACGTCTACAACCTCGGCACCAACCTCGCGACGGGGCAGCAGGGCTGGGCCGACGCGAACGGCACGTTCCACGCCTGGCCCGCGGGCGGCAACCCGCCCACGCCCGCGCCGGACGCCTCCATCCCCGGCCCGGCCGCCGGGCAGTCCAAGACGATCCGGATGCCCAAGTTCTCGGGCCGCGTCTACTTCTCCTACGGCCAGAAGCTCGACTTCCGGCTGACCACCGGCGGCCTGGTGCAGCCGGCCGTGCAGAATCCGAGCGATCCGAACCGCAACATCCTCTTCAACTGGTCGGAGTACACGCTCAACGACTCGGGTCTGTGGCTCAACAGCACCCAGGTCGACATGTTCTCCGCTCCCTACGCGGTGGGCGTCCAGCGCGCCGACGGCACCACGATCAACACGGGGCACCTCAAGTCCGGTGGCTACAACGAGGTGTTCAGCCGCCTGCGCGCCCAGTCGGGCGGCTGGGCGGGCCTGATCCAGACCCGCCCCGACGGCACGGTGCTGCGCGCGCTCTCCCCCGCCTACGGCCTGGAGACCGGAGCGCTGCCCGCCTCCGTCCTGGACGACTACATCAACCGCGTCTGGCAGAAGTACGCCACCACGACGCTCACGGTGACCCCCTTCACCGACCAGCCGAACACCAAGTACTTCGGCCGGGTCTCCGGTGGCGTCATGAACTTCACCAACTCCTCCGGTGCGACCGTCACCAGCTTCCAGAAGCCGGACGCGTCCAGCGTCTTCGGCTGCCACAAGCTCCTGGACGCCCCGAACGACCAGGTCCGCGGACCGATCTCCCGCACGCTCTGCGCGGGGTTCAACCGCTCCACGCTCCTGACCAACCCCAACCAGCCGGACACCTCCTCGGCAGCCTTCTACCAGGACGCGGTCACCAACCACTACGCGCGCGTCATCCACGACCGGATGGCCGACGGCAAGGCCTACGCGTTCGCCTTCGACGACGTGGGCAACCACGAGTCCCTCGTGCACGACGGGAACCCGCAACAGGCGTACCTCACGCTCGACCCGTTGAGCTGACTCCTGAAGAGCCTGAAGCAGGCGCAGTCGACCCCCATCAGCCCGGTGGTGACCTCGGTCCCCACCGGGCCTGCGTCTAGGGTGCGAGGCATGGGCTCGCAGACGTATCTCTCCGAAGTGTTCTCCCTGGAAGGCCGGGTCGCCGTGGTGACCGGGGGCAGTTCCGGTATCGGCCGGGCGATCGCCGGGGCGCTCGCTCGCGCCGGGGCGGGTGTCGTGGTCGTGGCGCGCAAGGAGGCGGAACTGGCCGCCACGGTCGACGAGTTGACCGCGGAGGGGTGCCGGGCGGGATGGGTGAGCGGCGATCTCGGCACCCGCGGCGGGGTGCGGGAGGCGGCGGAGCGGGCGGCGGAGGTGTACGGGGAGCCCGACATCCTCGTCAACAGCGCCGGGATCAATCTGCGGCCGCCGATGGGTGAGCTGGGTGAGGACGTGTGGGACACCACGATGGCGCTGAACCTGGAGGCGCCGTTCCTGCTGGGTCAGCGGTTCGGGCCCGGCATGGCCGAGCGGGGTTTCGGGCGGATCATCCACGTCACCTCGCAGCAGGCGCACCGGGCGTTCGTGCAGAGCGGCGCCTACGGGGTCTCCAAGGGGGCGCTGGAGTCGCTGGCCCGTTCACAGGCCGAGGCGTGGTCGCCGTACGGCGTCACCTGCAACACGCTCGTGCCGGGTTTCGTGATGACGCCGCTCAACGCGCGGCTGGCGTCCGACCCCGAGAAGGCGGCGGAGCTGGCCGCGCGCACGATGGTCGGGCGCAACGGTCTGGCCGAGGACTTCGCGGGGGCGGCGGTGTTCCTGGCGAGCGGTGCCTCCGCGTACGTCACGGGGCAGGCGCTCTTCGTCGACGGCGGGCTGTCGGTGCACTGAGCCGCGTACGGCGGCCCACGCGGCGGTGGCCGCACGTGAACGCGGCCCCGCGACCCGTACGGGGCGCGGGGCCGCACCGGACCTCGCCGGTACTGCTCAGATACCGAAGGGTGCCGCGTAGCGGACCGTGCCGCTGGGCAGCGGGTGTGCCACGTCGAGGGCGAGGGCCATCATGGCCTCGTCCGGGACGTCGAGGGTGATGCGGATGCCGTGCGCCGAGGCCCGCGTGAAGCCGAAGCGTGGATAGTACGGCGGGTGTCCGAGGACGGTGACGAAGCGCTCGCCCCTCATCCCGGCCGCATCGAGCGCGGCCCGGATGGCCGCCGACCCGGCACCGGTGTTCTGGTACTCGGGCAGTACGGCGACGGGGCCCAGGCACAGGGCCGGGGTGTCGTCGATGTGGCAGCGGGTCATCAGCGCGTGGCCGACGACTGTGCCGTGCTGGTCGGTGACGACGAGGGACAGGCCGTCGATCCAGGCGCTGTCGGTGCGGAGGGCCTCGACGAGATCGGCCTCCAGCGGGGTGTCGAAGGCCGCCAGGTCGATCTCGCGGATGGCGGGGACGTCGGCGCCGGTCTCGGCGCGCGTGATCCAGTCGATGCGCATGCTCATGACGGGATGGGGATCCGTTTCATGGTGGTGTTCGTGTGGGTGACACCTCGCGAGCTCACGCTCCCGGCGAGGCAGCTCCGGTGGAGGTCAGACCGTCGCCCGGGACGTGAGGAAGGTCCGGGCGCTGCGCGCGGCAGTGGCCTTGAGCGCGGTCATCGACCTCGCCTCCCCGCATTCCTCGACTCGGGCACACACGAACGCGGGCGAGCCTACCGCTTGCGGTGCAGGGTCGCGGAGAGATGGTGCTGCAAGGGCCGGCCGACCGCCGCGAGGTCGTGGACGAAGGTGAGCGTGTCGTCGGTCAGGGTGTAGCGGCGGCGGGTGGCGGTGACGTCCTTGGCAGTGGGGGTGAGGGCCACGTCGTGGGTGGAGAGGTCGACGGCGCCGTCCGCCGCCTGCCCGACCGCGATCTCCGCGATGCCGGTCGGCTGGGTGATCAGCGCCTCCACCCTGCCGTCGGGCTGAAGTCGCCACCAGCCGCTCTCCCGGGCCGCCGGCCGCAGGGGCGCCCCGTCGCCGTCGAGCAGCCAGGCCCTGGCCTCGTAGCGGAGGAAGGGACGCCCGTCGTGACTGAAGGTGACCTCCTGCGCATACCTGAAGTCCCCGGCGAGCGTGGGATACCCGCCCTCGCCCCGCCCGTGCCACGTCCCCAGGAAGCCGAGCACGGGTGCGAGCAGCGCGTGCGGAACGGGCGCCGCATCGGGGCCGCTGCCGTCGGGGTAGGGGATGTCCATGTGCGCTCCTGAGGTTCGTGCCGGTGCCGGGTGAGAGCCTAGGCCGCCCGCCCAGCTGTCCCGGCCCCACGCGCCCACCCACGTCGGCCGATTCGTCCGTGGCCGGATCTCGTCCGTGAGTGACCAAAGTGAACCTGTGATAGTTCAGAGTTCATCGGTTACTGACGGTAAGTGCTTGCTTTACCCGGCTTTTACCCGTAGACCTGCTCCATCAGCAGCCGTGACTCTGGGGGGAGTTGGCTTATGGAAGGCACGGTTGACGGGTTTCGCTATGGCGTCGTGACGCCGGTGGCGGCCTATCTCATGGCCTGTCTGGGAGGGGCGCTCGGACTGCGCTGCATCGTCCGGTCCCTGCTCAACGACCAGTCGTGGAAACCCGGTTGGCTGGCGCTGGGCGCCGCGTCGATCGGTTGCGGTATCTGGACGATGCACTTCATCGCCATGATCGGCTTCCAGGTCGAGGAGACGAGGATCCGCTACGACGTGGGTCTGACCCTCCTCAGCCTCGCCGTGGCGGTCATCGTGGTCGGCATCGGTGTGTTCATCGTCGGTTACCGCGGCGCCGGCACCGCCAACCTGGCGCTGGCGGGCACGGTCACCGGACTCGGCGTGGCCGCGATGCACTACCTGGGCATGTACGCGATGCGGCTCAACGGCGCGGTCAACTACGACGTGTTGACGGTCGCCCTGTCCATCCTGATCGCCATCGTCGCCGCCAGCGCGGCACTGTGGGCCGCCGTCACCATCCGGGGGTTCATGACGAGCCTCGGGGCCAGTCTCATCATGGGCGTGGCCGTGTCCGGTATGCACTACACGGCGATGGCCGCGGTCAGCGTCCATGTGCACGGCACGACCGGCGGCACCTGGGACGGCGAATCGACCTCCTCGCTGCTCCTGCCGATGCTGCTGGGACCGGTCATCTTCCTCGTACTCGCCGGCGTGGTCGTGATGTTCGACCCCCTGCTCGTCATGGGCGACAGCAACGGGAACCGCCCCACCTCCCGCCGACGCCCCGCCGAGCCGCCCGCCGAGGAACCGGCCGCACCACAGCACAGGTCGGCCTTCGACCCGCCCGCGGCCCGCCCGCACGCCCGGCAGCACCCGTACGAGGCATCGCACCGCACCGGCGACTGGTGACCGGCACCACCCGCCAACAGCCCCTCACCCCCGCGGCGTTCACGTGCGACAGGACGGCCCTCCCCCTGCTCGGCCTCCGCCGGCCCATTGTTACGGTGCACCGGTGTCTGACTCATCACGCGATACCGCCGAGGGCGCCGGCTGGGGCGCCGCAGAACCCGGCGCGTACGAGCGGCTGATGCCGCCCAAGGTCGAGAAGCTCTCGTGGCTCGACCCGCGGACCCTGTGGGCGGCCCGCAACGGCGTGCTGGCCTCCTGGTTCGGGGACCCCACCGGCCGTACCCGCAGCCGTTGGGTGGCCCAGCGGGCGGCGGCCGGAGCGCCCGCGGACAAGGTGATCCGGCGGGACGACCCGGACCGGTTCTCCTTCATGGTGATCGGCGACACCGGAGAGGGCGACGCGCCCCAGTACGCCGTCGTTCCCGGCTTCCTGAAGGTCAGTCAGGACACCCGTTTCTCCGTCGTCGCCAGTGACGTGATCTACCCGGTGGGCAGCGCCGACGACTACGACACGAAGTTCTTCCGCCCGTACCGGGACTATCCGGCGCCCATATACGCGATACCGGGCAACCACGACTGGTACGAGGACCTCGGCGCGTTCATGCGCGTCTTCTGCGCCGACACCCCGGCCCTCACCCCCGAGCCCGGGCCACGCCCCCTCAGCCGGGCCTGGCTGCGCTCCCTGCTCTGGCACCGGCCGAACACGCACGACGGACAACGCCTGGACCAGGCACGGCGGTTGCGTTCCGCGAGCGGGCAACAGGCGGACCAGCCCGGCCCGTACTGGGCGATCGACGCCGGACCGGTGCGGATCATAGGCATCGACACCGGACTGCTGGGGACGATCGACGCCGAGCAGGGCGCGTGGCTCCGCGAGGTGTCCCAGGGCCCGCGCCCGAAGATCCTCATCACCGGCTCGCCCCTGTACGTGGACGGCGAGCACCACCCGTGCCCCATCGACGGGGGCGGCACGGTCGACGACATCGTCCGCGACCCTGAGCACCACTACGTCGCGGCGATAGGCGGCGACATCCACAACTACCAGCGCTACCCCGTCGACGTGGACGGCCGCACCATCCAGTACGTCGTCTCGGGAGGCGGCGGTGCCTTCATGCACGCCACCCACACCATCCCGCGCGTCTCCGTCGCGAACGTCACGGAGCAGGACTTCCGCTGCTATCCGCTGCGCGGCGACTCCCTCGCCTTCTACAGCACCCTGTACGGGCGCCGGATGCGGCTGCGCCGCTTCTTCACCCTCACCGAGGCCGACGCGGCGGCCGTGATCGCCGAGCGCCTGGGCATCCCCCTGACCCGCTCCCCGGGCCGGCCCGCCCGTGTCACCTTCCGCACCCGTCTGGTCGCCAGTCTGCTGGGCGCGGGCGGCCGCCCCGACCGCACCTCGCGGTTCCGGCTCCCGGTCCGCAAGATCTACACCCAGCTGTTCTCCCCCAGCTCCGCGACCTACAGCCCGCCGTTCTTCAAGTGCTTCCTGCGCCTGGACGTCACCCCGGAGACGATCCGACTGCGCTGCCACGCGGCCACGGGCAATCTCCGCCAGGAGCTGGACCCGCCGGTCGAGGACGAGGTCACCATCCCGCTGATCTGATCGCGGCGGCGGGGAACATCGCGGGCCCTGATCAAGTTGCCCCAGCTGTACGACGTCGATCGGTGCTCACCTGGAGGAGCCGGTGCCCCCCACCTCTCGCCCGTTGCGCAAGCTGGGCTTCTTGACCATCGGTCTCTTCGACGACGCGGATCCGCGCCGCGGCCACGAGTCCACGCTGGAGATCATCGAGCTGGGCGAGCGGCTCGGCTTCGACAGCGCCTGGCTGCGCCACCGGCACCTCCAGTACGGCATCTCCTCCCCGGTCGCCGTCATGGCGGCCGCCTCGCAGCGCACGAGCCGTATCGAACTCGGCACCGCGGTCATCCCGCTCGGCTGGGAGAACCCGCTGCGGCTGGCCGAGGACCTGGCGACGGTCGACCTCCTGTCCGGCGGCCGGATCAACCCGGGCGTGAGCGTGGGCCCGCCCATGCACTACGACCAGGTCAAGGGTGCGCTCTACCCGGACACCGCCGACGTCGAGGACTTCTCCTACGAGCGGGTGCGGCGGCTGCTGGACCTCGTACGCGGCAAGCCGGCGACCGACTTCAGCGGCGTCGAGGGCTTCGAGGTGTTCTCCAACCGGGTGCAGCCGCACTCCCCCGGCCTGGGCCGACGCCTCTGGTACGGCGGCGGCAGCCTGAGTTCGGCGCGCTGGGCCGGTGAGCACGGCATGAACTTCCTGACCAGCAGCGTCGTCAAGGCCGAAGCCCCGGAGGAGACAACGGACTTCGCCCAGATCCAGCTCTCCCACATCCGGGCGTTCCGTGACCACCACCCCGACGGCGAGGCCGCTCGCGTCTCCCAGGGCCTGGTCGTCATCCCCACCGACTCGGCCACACCCGAACAGCGGGCGCGGTACGAGGAGTACGCGGCGAAGCGCACCCCTCGCACGACGTCGCCGCAGGGCCCGGCCCGTCTGATGTTCGCGCCGGACATCGTCGGCACCTCGGCCGAGATCGCCGAACGGCTGCACGCGCACGTCGCGTTCCGCGAGGTCGACGAGGTCGCCTTCGCGCTGCCGTTCACCTTCGACCACGAGGACTACGTGCAGATCCTCACGGACATGGCCACGCGGCTCGGACCTGCGCTCGGCTGGCAACCGTCCGCCTGACACGGACCCGTCCAGAAGGCGGCGCCCGGCCGGTCCGACAGCGGCAGGGCGCCGCGCGGGCGGTGCGTGTCCGCCTCTTCCGAATCCCCTACTCCGCGGGCGTCGGCACCCACCACACCAACGCGGTGCCGCCGTCCGGCAAACGGCTCAACTCCAGCTCCCCGCCCAGCTGCTGGGCCCGTTCCGCCATGTTGCGCAACCCGCTGCGACGGCCCTCGGACGGGATGCCGACGCCGTCGTCGGAGACGGTGAGGCGCACATGGCGGGAGTCCTCCGTGAGCACGACGTCGGCGCGACCGGCCCGCGCGTGCCGGGCGATATTGGTGAGCGCCTCGGAGAGCACCGCCACCACATGGTCGGCGATCTCGCGCGACACCCGGGTGTCCAGCAACCCCTCCATGCGCACGCTGGGCGCGAAGCCCAGCACCGGCGCCGCCTCGCCCGCCATCCGCACCGCACGTGCCCGCAGACCGGCGCCGCCGACACCCCCGCGCGCCCGCAGGCCGAAGATCGTCGACCTGATGATCTTGATGGTCTCGTCGAGGTCGTCCACCGCGCGCACCACGCGCTCGGAGGCCTCGGGGTGATCGATGAAGCGGCCCACGCTCTGCAGGGTCATGCCCGTGGCGAACAGCCGCTGGATCGCCAGGTCATGCAGGTCACGGGCGATGCGGTCGCGGTCCTGGAGCACCGCGACCTCCTCGGCGTCCGCGCGCCGCTCCGCCAGCTCGATCGCGACCGCCGCCTGCGCGGCGAAGCCCTTCAGCGGCTCGATCTCCTTGCCGGAGAACACCGCCCGGCCCCGCTCACGGACCAGCAGGACCACACCCCGGACAGCCCCGGGGTCCGTTCCGATGGGGACCGCCACGGCCGGGCCGAGCCCGGCGAACCCGCCGGACCCCGTCGACATCCGTTCGTCGTGGGACACGTCGCCGCTGGTGACCGGGGTG
Above is a window of Streptomyces sp. NBC_00490 DNA encoding:
- a CDS encoding glycoside hydrolase family 64 protein — encoded protein: MLGRLRHQLLATAATATLLGGLLALGASQPASSAVPATIPLKLTNNSGRSDAVYVYNLGTNLATGQQGWADANGTFHAWPAGGNPPTPAPDASIPGPAAGQSKTIRMPKFSGRVYFSYGQKLDFRLTTGGLVQPAVQNPSDPNRNILFNWSEYTLNDSGLWLNSTQVDMFSAPYAVGVQRADGTTINTGHLKSGGYNEVFSRLRAQSGGWAGLIQTRPDGTVLRALSPAYGLETGALPASVLDDYINRVWQKYATTTLTVTPFTDQPNTKYFGRVSGGVMNFTNSSGATVTSFQKPDASSVFGCHKLLDAPNDQVRGPISRTLCAGFNRSTLLTNPNQPDTSSAAFYQDAVTNHYARVIHDRMADGKAYAFAFDDVGNHESLVHDGNPQQAYLTLDPLS
- a CDS encoding SDR family NAD(P)-dependent oxidoreductase; translation: MGSQTYLSEVFSLEGRVAVVTGGSSGIGRAIAGALARAGAGVVVVARKEAELAATVDELTAEGCRAGWVSGDLGTRGGVREAAERAAEVYGEPDILVNSAGINLRPPMGELGEDVWDTTMALNLEAPFLLGQRFGPGMAERGFGRIIHVTSQQAHRAFVQSGAYGVSKGALESLARSQAEAWSPYGVTCNTLVPGFVMTPLNARLASDPEKAAELAARTMVGRNGLAEDFAGAAVFLASGASAYVTGQALFVDGGLSVH
- a CDS encoding L-threonylcarbamoyladenylate synthase is translated as MAKYFDVHPDNPQPRTISQVADSIRSGALIAYPTDSCYALGCKLGSRDGIDRIRTIRKLDDRHHFTLVCQDFAQLGQFVRVDNDVFRAIKASTPGSYTFILPATREVPRMLQHPKKKTVGVRIPDHVVTHALLTELGEPLLSSTLLLPDEEEPMTQGWEIKDRLDHVLDAVVDSGECGTEPTTVIDFSNGEAEIIRHGAGDTTRFE
- a CDS encoding FABP family protein: MDIPYPDGSGPDAAPVPHALLAPVLGFLGTWHGRGEGGYPTLAGDFRYAQEVTFSHDGRPFLRYEARAWLLDGDGAPLRPAARESGWWRLQPDGRVEALITQPTGIAEIAVGQAADGAVDLSTHDVALTPTAKDVTATRRRYTLTDDTLTFVHDLAAVGRPLQHHLSATLHRKR
- a CDS encoding helix-turn-helix domain-containing protein produces the protein MAGGEGGRVKGTGASWAEELLDHLRPTGRDVRRVVAWLADSVDGTAALQDADGVLLAGTPVPLDEDLVAEIVAGRIASAAWEGEGRHQRLVAVEQPHSATAGVLAVSRPAPFDRRAADTLTHTAQVVELLLRARETTAAGHRLARATADLRLAILQLLMVEDIVSARRVAAGLWPGLLDTDSACVYVVEGTVEERDRLAEECVAATEEQALVVRCPAVDRHVIVVAPDETAARELRSVVEGRPDTFIGGSSRQTLARTATAYGQAVSALAVAHFRPDNAAVYAERTHPERLMDPALLHGWTADLLRPLDVLAHHTHGELLATTRLGLEFTAVSAAKVLGVSRNTVRARMERVEGLLGTDFSDLTVRALVHLALNTQAGMEQAPARERSGPVPLADVLSGPALRTWAQDLLGRLDPDARDLRRTLRTWIAVGGNSERTAQTLGVHAQTVREHVRSAEPVLERQLLAAGSDLYEVVLAHLATGELEPPRLAAEKTRHSDSSVHR
- a CDS encoding MHYT domain-containing protein, coding for MEGTVDGFRYGVVTPVAAYLMACLGGALGLRCIVRSLLNDQSWKPGWLALGAASIGCGIWTMHFIAMIGFQVEETRIRYDVGLTLLSLAVAVIVVGIGVFIVGYRGAGTANLALAGTVTGLGVAAMHYLGMYAMRLNGAVNYDVLTVALSILIAIVAASAALWAAVTIRGFMTSLGASLIMGVAVSGMHYTAMAAVSVHVHGTTGGTWDGESTSSLLLPMLLGPVIFLVLAGVVVMFDPLLVMGDSNGNRPTSRRRPAEPPAEEPAAPQHRSAFDPPAARPHARQHPYEASHRTGDW
- a CDS encoding dienelactone hydrolase family protein translates to MTSVQGTSVDIRTEDGVADAYLVHPGDGLPHPGVLLYQDAFGLRPHLTSMADRLAGAGYTVLVPNVFYRHGRSPVFELPEFIDTDSRPDLWDSIGPVMQSLTPELAMRDAGAYLGWLAESPFVADGPVALTGYCMGARLSLLTAGTYPDRVAAAAGFHGGRLATDAPDSPHLVAEHITAELYFGHADEDPSLPPEQIQLLEDTLTKAGVRHRCEVYPGAHHGFTQADTAAYHREGDERHWAALLDLLKRTF
- a CDS encoding GNAT family N-acetyltransferase, whose amino-acid sequence is MRIDWITRAETGADVPAIREIDLAAFDTPLEADLVEALRTDSAWIDGLSLVVTDQHGTVVGHALMTRCHIDDTPALCLGPVAVLPEYQNTGAGSAAIRAALDAAGMRGERFVTVLGHPPYYPRFGFTRASAHGIRITLDVPDEAMMALALDVAHPLPSGTVRYAAPFGI
- a CDS encoding LLM class flavin-dependent oxidoreductase — encoded protein: MPPTSRPLRKLGFLTIGLFDDADPRRGHESTLEIIELGERLGFDSAWLRHRHLQYGISSPVAVMAAASQRTSRIELGTAVIPLGWENPLRLAEDLATVDLLSGGRINPGVSVGPPMHYDQVKGALYPDTADVEDFSYERVRRLLDLVRGKPATDFSGVEGFEVFSNRVQPHSPGLGRRLWYGGGSLSSARWAGEHGMNFLTSSVVKAEAPEETTDFAQIQLSHIRAFRDHHPDGEAARVSQGLVVIPTDSATPEQRARYEEYAAKRTPRTTSPQGPARLMFAPDIVGTSAEIAERLHAHVAFREVDEVAFALPFTFDHEDYVQILTDMATRLGPALGWQPSA
- a CDS encoding metallophosphoesterase family protein, whose translation is MSDSSRDTAEGAGWGAAEPGAYERLMPPKVEKLSWLDPRTLWAARNGVLASWFGDPTGRTRSRWVAQRAAAGAPADKVIRRDDPDRFSFMVIGDTGEGDAPQYAVVPGFLKVSQDTRFSVVASDVIYPVGSADDYDTKFFRPYRDYPAPIYAIPGNHDWYEDLGAFMRVFCADTPALTPEPGPRPLSRAWLRSLLWHRPNTHDGQRLDQARRLRSASGQQADQPGPYWAIDAGPVRIIGIDTGLLGTIDAEQGAWLREVSQGPRPKILITGSPLYVDGEHHPCPIDGGGTVDDIVRDPEHHYVAAIGGDIHNYQRYPVDVDGRTIQYVVSGGGGAFMHATHTIPRVSVANVTEQDFRCYPLRGDSLAFYSTLYGRRMRLRRFFTLTEADAAAVIAERLGIPLTRSPGRPARVTFRTRLVASLLGAGGRPDRTSRFRLPVRKIYTQLFSPSSATYSPPFFKCFLRLDVTPETIRLRCHAATGNLRQELDPPVEDEVTIPLI